In the Leptolyngbya sp. FACHB-261 genome, one interval contains:
- the gyrA gene encoding DNA gyrase subunit A, which yields MTFSQERIIPTDLRNEMSQSYLEYAMSVIVGRALPDARDGLKPVHRRILYAMHELGLSPDRPFRKCARVVGDVIGKYHPHGDSAVYEALVRMAQDFSMRERLVDGHGNFGSIDNDPPAAMRYTECRLTRLAQDSLLTDIESETVDFGDNYDGSQQEPLVLPSRLPQLLLNGSAGIAVGMATNIPPHNPGELIDGLSALIQNPDLSDLELMQYIPGPDFPTGGLILGTDGIREAYTTGRGSITMRGVASIETLEQRGRPDREAIIITELPYQTNKAALIEKMAELVNDKRLEGIANLRDESDRDGMRIVIELKREAYPRVVLNNLYKLTPLQANFGVNLLALVNGEPQLLTLRNALAVFLEFREEVITRRTRYELRKAEERDHLLQGLLTALSNLDAIVSLLRHAADAATAKQELMTTFSLSESQADGILQMQLRRLTALEAEKIQQEHESLQVQITDLLDILDRRERILEIIQTELVQLRTSFSTPRRSVIEQAEGEIDAVDLIANLKMVVFLTEQGYIKRMPVTDFEAQKRATRGRSGTRMKEDDAVDHFFTCFSHDSILFFTDRGVVYCLKSYQIPKASRTARGVPIVQLLPIPSSEKITSVVRVDEFADDDYLVMLTTKGYIKKTQLSAFANIRTNGLIAIALEEGDQLRWVQRARATDSVIIGSRAGMAICFQANHEQLRPLGRPTRGVRSMTLRNGDSIVSLDILRAQELSPESELPVAVDLSEEPVAESEVEALLEEVAESSLEESPTEESLTEEGSTEEGATEEGPTEEGKSAGPWVLVVTNNGYGKRVPVADFRHQNRAGMGLVATKFRKKGDQLAALRVLSATEELMIVTSRGIVIRQDPSAISCQSRMGTGVRVQRLDEDDSIAAVALIPVSLDGEGGDDEALAVEDLAEE from the coding sequence ATGACATTTTCACAAGAACGGATTATCCCGACCGATCTGCGCAACGAAATGTCGCAGTCCTACCTGGAATACGCGATGAGCGTGATCGTGGGACGGGCATTGCCTGATGCCCGCGACGGTCTCAAGCCAGTGCATCGCCGCATCCTCTACGCTATGCACGAGCTGGGTTTATCGCCAGATCGTCCGTTCCGCAAATGCGCCCGTGTGGTGGGCGATGTAATCGGTAAGTACCATCCTCACGGTGACAGCGCTGTTTACGAAGCTCTGGTCCGCATGGCCCAGGACTTCTCGATGCGTGAGCGGCTAGTGGATGGCCATGGCAACTTTGGTTCCATCGACAATGACCCACCAGCAGCGATGCGGTATACCGAGTGCCGACTCACCCGTTTGGCCCAAGACTCGCTGCTGACCGATATTGAGTCTGAAACCGTAGACTTTGGTGATAACTACGACGGTTCACAGCAAGAACCGTTGGTATTGCCCTCGCGCCTGCCGCAATTGCTGCTGAATGGCAGTGCCGGTATCGCCGTTGGCATGGCCACTAATATTCCGCCGCACAATCCAGGCGAACTGATCGATGGGCTGAGTGCGCTGATCCAGAATCCGGATCTGAGCGATCTGGAACTGATGCAGTATATTCCTGGCCCAGACTTTCCCACGGGTGGTCTGATTCTCGGCACTGACGGAATCCGGGAAGCCTACACGACAGGGCGAGGCAGCATCACCATGCGCGGGGTTGCTTCGATTGAAACCCTGGAACAGCGGGGACGCCCCGATCGCGAAGCCATCATCATCACTGAGTTGCCCTATCAGACCAACAAGGCAGCTCTGATCGAGAAGATGGCTGAACTGGTCAACGACAAGCGCTTAGAGGGGATTGCCAACCTGCGCGATGAGTCTGATCGCGATGGCATGCGCATCGTAATTGAGCTGAAGCGCGAGGCTTATCCCCGGGTTGTCCTCAACAACCTCTATAAACTCACGCCCCTGCAAGCTAACTTTGGGGTTAATTTGCTGGCTCTGGTCAATGGAGAGCCGCAACTGCTGACACTCCGCAACGCGCTGGCAGTGTTCTTAGAGTTCCGCGAAGAGGTGATCACCCGTCGCACTCGCTACGAGTTGCGCAAGGCGGAAGAACGCGATCATCTACTGCAAGGACTGCTGACCGCTCTCAGTAACCTTGATGCCATCGTTAGCTTACTGCGCCATGCAGCAGACGCAGCAACTGCTAAGCAGGAGTTGATGACTACCTTCAGTCTGTCTGAATCTCAGGCTGATGGCATTTTACAGATGCAACTGCGTCGTCTGACCGCCCTAGAAGCCGAGAAAATTCAGCAGGAACACGAAAGCCTCCAGGTACAGATCACTGACCTGCTCGATATTTTGGACCGTCGGGAACGGATTCTAGAGATCATTCAGACTGAGTTGGTTCAACTGCGAACAAGCTTCAGCACCCCGCGACGCTCTGTGATTGAGCAGGCAGAAGGTGAGATTGACGCGGTCGACTTGATTGCCAATCTCAAGATGGTAGTGTTCCTCACCGAACAGGGCTACATCAAGCGGATGCCAGTAACTGACTTCGAGGCTCAAAAGCGGGCCACGCGGGGCCGGTCAGGCACGCGGATGAAGGAGGACGATGCCGTTGATCACTTCTTCACTTGCTTCAGCCACGACAGCATCCTGTTCTTCACAGACCGGGGCGTTGTCTATTGCCTCAAGAGCTATCAGATTCCCAAAGCCTCGCGTACAGCCCGTGGTGTACCGATTGTGCAGCTCTTACCGATTCCCAGCAGCGAGAAAATCACCTCGGTGGTGCGGGTGGATGAGTTTGCCGATGATGACTATCTGGTGATGCTCACCACCAAGGGTTACATCAAAAAAACTCAACTATCTGCCTTTGCCAATATCCGTACAAACGGCCTGATTGCGATCGCTCTAGAAGAAGGCGACCAGCTACGTTGGGTGCAGCGAGCCCGAGCCACCGACAGCGTGATTATTGGCAGTCGTGCTGGTATGGCAATTTGCTTCCAGGCCAACCATGAGCAGTTGCGTCCCTTAGGCCGACCCACTCGCGGTGTGCGCTCGATGACGCTGCGCAATGGAGACTCGATTGTCAGTCTGGATATTCTGCGAGCCCAAGAACTGTCGCCAGAATCAGAACTGCCTGTGGCAGTGGATCTGAGTGAGGAGCCAGTCGCTGAGAGCGAAGTGGAGGCTTTGCTGGAAGAAGTTGCAGAGAGCAGCTTAGAAGAAAGCCCTACTGAGGAAAGCCTTACCGAGGAGGGTTCTACTGAAGAAGGCGCTACTGAGGAAGGCCCTACCGAGGAAGGTAAGTCAGCAGGTCCCTGGGTGTTAGTGGTCACAAACAATGGCTACGGCAAGCGGGTACCTGTAGCGGACTTCCGCCATCAGAATCGAGCTGGTATGGGGCTCGTAGCTACGAAGTTCCGCAAGAAAGGCGACCAACTGGCAGCGCTGCGCGTGTTAAGTGCGACTGAGGAACTCATGATAGTGACCAGTCGTGGCATTGTGATTCGTCAAGACCCCAGTGCCATTTCTTGTCAGTCAAGAATGGGGACAGGTGTCCGGGTGCAGCGCTTGGACGAGGATGATTCTATTGCAGCAGTAGCACTCATTCCAGTCTCGCTGGATGGCGAAGGCGGGGATGACGAAGCCCTAGCTGTGGAGGATCTAGCTGAAGAGTAA
- a CDS encoding pentapeptide repeat-containing protein, which translates to MQPQELLKRYAAGERDFSGADLSEASLSGASLCKASFRKALLSKVSLVGADLKWVDLTGADLREACLIQAKLIRANLNEALLVRAYLQEAYLREAHLNGANLTQADLRKANLMRTNLKGANLSWANLRQVNLREADLKDADLSWADLREADLSRVNLSRVKLNGATMPDGSIHS; encoded by the coding sequence ATGCAGCCTCAAGAACTACTGAAACGATATGCGGCGGGAGAGCGAGATTTTTCTGGCGCCGATTTAAGTGAAGCTTCGCTCAGTGGAGCTTCGTTGTGCAAGGCTTCTTTCCGCAAAGCTTTGCTGAGTAAAGTCTCTCTGGTCGGCGCTGACTTGAAGTGGGTTGATCTCACTGGAGCTGACCTGAGGGAGGCCTGCCTTATTCAAGCCAAATTGATTCGGGCTAACCTCAATGAAGCCTTACTCGTGCGAGCTTACCTGCAAGAAGCCTACCTGAGAGAAGCTCACCTCAATGGCGCTAATCTGACCCAAGCAGATTTACGCAAAGCGAATTTGATGCGGACCAACTTGAAGGGCGCGAATTTGAGCTGGGCGAATCTGCGTCAGGTTAACCTACGCGAGGCAGACCTCAAGGATGCAGACCTGAGTTGGGCCGATCTGCGTGAGGCAGACCTCAGCCGAGTCAACTTGTCCAGAGTGAAACTGAACGGAGCTACTATGCCAGACGGCAGTATTCACAGTTAA
- a CDS encoding zinc ribbon domain-containing protein: MAYTGDLGNGQQVYVENQGTQTLISLSSSSPGQQQSQRCTLETGAWLSPPILFRVPRGLILRLESAQGQQFVHLQAGGISTLATAPSLLDADILPLQVSPSLASNQSAVEIQPMQPMQPMRMGNMEMQMNPMEMRMGDLELRMSSSQPSSTPSQTPGRFCSQCGQSVAASDRFCIHCGSPTKG; this comes from the coding sequence ATGGCTTACACAGGTGACCTCGGTAATGGTCAGCAGGTTTACGTCGAGAACCAGGGAACCCAAACGCTGATCAGCCTCAGCAGTAGCAGTCCTGGGCAGCAGCAGAGCCAACGCTGCACCCTTGAGACGGGGGCGTGGCTGAGCCCTCCCATTCTGTTTCGAGTGCCAAGGGGTCTGATCCTGCGACTGGAATCGGCCCAAGGGCAACAATTTGTCCATCTCCAAGCTGGTGGCATTAGCACTTTAGCAACGGCTCCCTCTCTACTGGACGCTGACATATTGCCACTTCAAGTTAGTCCATCACTGGCCTCTAACCAATCGGCTGTTGAGATACAACCCATGCAACCCATGCAGCCCATGAGAATGGGCAATATGGAGATGCAAATGAACCCAATGGAGATGCGCATGGGTGACTTAGAACTGCGCATGAGTTCCTCGCAACCGTCCTCAACGCCGTCTCAAACACCTGGGCGTTTCTGCTCTCAATGTGGGCAGTCTGTGGCCGCTAGCGATCGCTTTTGTATCCATTGCGGTTCACCAACCAAAGGCTAG
- a CDS encoding circularly permuted type 2 ATP-grasp protein — MKFTSYNPGDFYDELFVAKDKPRPEASLLVKRIHSLAPGELLQRQQAAQKALFKLGATFNVYGDTQGTERILPFDIIPRIVSAEEWSRIEQGLKQRVQALNLFIEDVYHAQKILGDGVIPQELIYSAKGFLKPCIGLKPPGNIWCHITGTDLVRDRDGEWYVLEDNLRCPSGVSYVLENRRVMKSTFPQVFKTLEIRPVEDYPSHLLETLLNLAPNKPQDPTVVVLTPGIYNSAYFEHSFLAQQMGVELVEGRDLVVADGYLQMRTTKGLKRVDVIYRRVDDDFIDPLVFRSDSLIGIPGLMEVYRSGRVAIANALGTGVADDKVIYAYVPAMIRYYLGEEPILANVPTYLCWEPKQLEHVLGNLDKLVVKAANESGGYGMLVGPHASAQQREEFAERIKANPRNYIAQPTLCLSRVPAIFEDTFEGCHVDLRPYILYGQDVYVNPGGLTRVALKRGSLVVNSSQGGGSKDTWVLAQDSQ, encoded by the coding sequence GTGAAATTTACTAGCTACAACCCAGGGGATTTCTACGACGAGCTATTTGTTGCTAAAGATAAACCTCGGCCAGAAGCTAGCCTCTTGGTTAAGAGAATTCATTCTCTAGCACCTGGAGAACTACTACAACGACAGCAGGCTGCTCAAAAAGCTTTGTTCAAATTAGGTGCAACTTTTAATGTCTATGGTGACACTCAAGGAACAGAGCGGATTCTGCCTTTTGACATTATTCCCCGCATTGTTTCAGCAGAAGAATGGTCTCGGATAGAACAAGGACTTAAGCAAAGAGTTCAAGCACTCAATCTTTTTATTGAAGACGTTTATCACGCACAAAAAATTCTAGGTGATGGCGTAATTCCTCAAGAGCTAATTTACTCTGCTAAAGGTTTCTTGAAGCCCTGCATAGGCTTAAAACCTCCGGGCAACATTTGGTGTCACATTACCGGAACCGATCTCGTCCGGGACCGAGATGGAGAATGGTACGTCCTAGAGGATAATCTCCGCTGTCCCTCCGGGGTCTCTTACGTTTTAGAAAATCGTCGGGTTATGAAAAGCACCTTTCCTCAGGTGTTCAAAACCCTGGAGATTCGACCCGTTGAGGACTATCCTAGCCATCTTCTAGAAACACTATTGAATTTAGCGCCTAACAAACCACAGGATCCTACGGTTGTAGTTCTCACTCCTGGCATCTACAATTCCGCCTATTTTGAGCACTCTTTCCTGGCTCAGCAAATGGGTGTAGAACTGGTTGAAGGGCGGGATTTGGTGGTTGCAGATGGTTATTTGCAGATGCGCACAACTAAGGGATTAAAGCGAGTCGATGTAATCTACCGACGCGTCGATGATGATTTTATTGACCCTCTGGTGTTCAGGTCAGACTCTCTAATTGGTATACCCGGTTTGATGGAGGTTTATCGCTCCGGTCGAGTGGCGATTGCCAACGCTCTAGGCACAGGCGTTGCTGATGACAAGGTTATTTACGCCTATGTCCCAGCAATGATTCGTTATTACTTGGGAGAAGAACCGATCCTGGCTAACGTGCCCACTTACCTGTGCTGGGAACCTAAACAACTGGAGCATGTGTTGGGCAACTTAGATAAGCTTGTCGTCAAAGCCGCTAACGAGTCTGGAGGGTATGGCATGTTGGTAGGCCCTCATGCCTCTGCCCAGCAACGAGAAGAATTTGCAGAGCGGATCAAAGCCAATCCTCGTAACTATATCGCTCAACCCACGCTGTGCTTATCGCGGGTTCCAGCAATTTTTGAGGATACGTTTGAGGGGTGTCATGTCGATTTGCGGCCCTATATCCTCTATGGTCAGGATGTCTACGTCAATCCAGGTGGCTTGACCCGAGTGGCACTCAAAAGAGGCTCTTTGGTGGTTAATTCCTCACAAGGCGGTGGTAGCAAGGATACCTGGGTACTGGCTCAAGATTCACAATAA
- a CDS encoding alpha-E domain-containing protein, which yields MLSRVADSIYWLNRYIERAENVARFIDVNLNLILDLPTGIAQQWKPLILTSGDLPLFEKRYGEATAENVIHFLTFDREYPNSILSCLCSARENARSVREIISSEMWEQVNSFYLMVKDACPDQSLSGLHEFFAEVRLASHLFAGIMDATMARNEGWNFGQIGRVLERADKTSRILDVKYFILLPSARDVGTLLDELEWIALLKSASAYEMYRKRGQHRIKPTGIAEFLILDREFPRSIQFCLLEAERSVHQITGTPTGTWRNPVERALGRLRSELDYSTIEEIIQTGLHEFLDQLQRRMNGIGEKMFETFFALEPLP from the coding sequence ATGCTGAGCCGCGTTGCCGATTCCATCTATTGGCTCAATCGTTATATTGAACGGGCTGAAAATGTAGCGCGTTTTATCGATGTCAACCTTAATTTAATTCTGGATTTACCAACGGGAATTGCTCAGCAATGGAAGCCTCTGATTCTCACGAGTGGTGACCTACCGCTATTTGAGAAGCGCTATGGCGAGGCTACAGCAGAGAATGTCATTCATTTTCTCACCTTTGACCGAGAATACCCGAACTCTATCTTGTCCTGTCTCTGCTCCGCTCGCGAAAATGCCCGTTCAGTTCGCGAAATCATCTCTTCAGAAATGTGGGAACAGGTGAATAGCTTTTACCTGATGGTAAAGGACGCATGCCCCGATCAATCTCTGTCAGGGCTACACGAATTTTTTGCTGAGGTGAGGTTAGCCAGTCATCTATTTGCTGGCATCATGGACGCTACGATGGCTCGTAATGAAGGCTGGAATTTTGGGCAAATCGGTAGGGTTTTAGAACGAGCTGATAAGACCTCACGAATCTTGGACGTCAAATATTTTATTCTGCTGCCTTCAGCTAGAGATGTAGGAACGCTATTGGACGAACTGGAATGGATCGCTTTACTCAAGTCGGCGAGCGCCTACGAAATGTATCGCAAGCGGGGTCAGCACCGAATTAAGCCTACAGGCATTGCAGAATTCTTAATCTTAGATCGAGAATTTCCTCGCTCCATTCAATTTTGTCTACTAGAGGCGGAGCGTTCAGTTCACCAGATCACAGGAACTCCCACAGGTACTTGGCGAAATCCAGTTGAACGAGCGCTAGGACGCTTACGCTCCGAACTTGATTATTCGACGATTGAGGAAATTATTCAAACTGGCTTACACGAGTTTCTAGATCAGTTGCAACGGCGAATGAATGGCATTGGTGAAAAGATGTTTGAAACCTTCTTTGCGCTTGAACCTCTTCCCTAA
- a CDS encoding transglutaminase family protein codes for MRYQIAHTTTYQYDQSVNLEPHILRLRPRCDGAQKLHDFALEIVPKPEGTAQILDLENNAVIQLWFGQPTDSLSLKVVSDVETLCTNPFNYLLEPWATQLPIVYPAPMLAHLQLYLGGQFPYGLDPVAVQLAQSLYQSTAGSTVAFLNQLNQQIHQTCQQQFRETGEPLPAAVTWNQRSGSCRDLAVLFMEVCRSMGLAARFVSGYQKTEPDLPKYHLHAWVEVYLPGAGWRGYDPSQGLAVADRHIPLATSAQPRNAAPVTGLVRASRAQAVMQYQLSIQTL; via the coding sequence ATGCGTTATCAGATTGCCCACACGACAACTTATCAGTATGATCAATCGGTTAACTTAGAACCTCATATTCTGCGGTTGCGGCCCCGTTGTGATGGCGCTCAAAAACTGCATGATTTTGCTTTAGAGATTGTGCCCAAACCAGAGGGAACTGCCCAGATTTTGGATCTGGAGAACAACGCAGTTATTCAGCTCTGGTTTGGACAGCCAACTGATTCCTTAAGCCTTAAGGTTGTCTCAGACGTAGAAACGCTGTGCACCAATCCCTTTAACTACCTCCTAGAACCCTGGGCCACCCAATTACCAATTGTTTATCCAGCCCCCATGCTCGCCCATCTCCAGCTCTATCTAGGCGGGCAGTTCCCCTACGGTCTAGATCCAGTTGCTGTTCAGTTGGCCCAAAGCCTTTATCAATCAACCGCCGGTAGTACAGTCGCTTTTCTCAACCAACTCAATCAACAGATTCATCAGACCTGTCAGCAACAATTCCGCGAGACTGGCGAACCTTTACCAGCTGCGGTCACCTGGAACCAACGCTCAGGTTCCTGTCGTGACCTGGCCGTCCTGTTCATGGAGGTCTGCCGTAGCATGGGCTTGGCGGCTCGCTTTGTCAGTGGTTATCAGAAAACTGAGCCAGACCTGCCAAAATATCACCTCCACGCTTGGGTAGAAGTTTATTTGCCGGGTGCTGGCTGGCGTGGCTATGACCCAAGCCAGGGCCTAGCTGTTGCTGACCGCCACATACCACTGGCCACCAGTGCTCAACCGCGCAATGCTGCCCCTGTGACTGGCTTGGTACGAGCTAGTCGGGCTCAAGCTGTAATGCAATACCAGCTCTCGATTCAGACTCTTTAG
- a CDS encoding DUF4168 domain-containing protein, whose product MMIKTRPVKGLVKCQLEGQSSEQEYNPPRSGLAKRLCKGLLNWARSLILGLLLSLTLGSLPGLAQSSSPVSLPDDDPPLLDVVPSASDIPSEKVSQFAQAYLKMLKLMANREPDLRSAETDLDSVEVEHQIEADARTIIEGSGLTQLEYLQLLGLANSDPEFGERITMQLQEIGEEA is encoded by the coding sequence ATGATGATCAAAACTCGACCAGTTAAGGGCCTGGTGAAGTGCCAGCTCGAAGGCCAGAGCAGTGAGCAGGAGTACAACCCGCCTAGATCTGGCCTAGCCAAGAGGTTGTGCAAAGGGTTACTAAATTGGGCTCGGAGCTTGATTCTGGGCTTGTTGCTGAGTTTGACTTTGGGCTCATTGCCAGGGCTAGCCCAGTCCTCAAGTCCAGTGAGCCTTCCGGATGACGATCCACCTCTGCTTGATGTTGTGCCCAGTGCCAGCGACATCCCATCTGAGAAAGTGAGTCAATTTGCTCAGGCTTATCTCAAAATGCTTAAGTTAATGGCCAACCGAGAGCCAGATCTGCGTAGCGCTGAAACTGACTTGGATTCAGTCGAGGTTGAGCATCAGATTGAAGCAGACGCACGCACCATTATTGAAGGATCAGGACTGACGCAACTGGAGTACCTACAGCTGCTTGGACTTGCCAATAGCGATCCTGAATTTGGCGAGCGGATCACGATGCAACTTCAGGAAATCGGCGAAGAGGCTTAG
- a CDS encoding sorbosone dehydrogenase family protein gives MSRLLVLISLLPLVTACQLGNAGVGSLPTAEPSQPTTKNTTAAPPIAQAGSRTARRTLIQVSDLPKPYASNSVSRSPRVIPQPSNARLQAPAGFKVNLFAQGLSRPRWLLSGPNGDIFLAESYDNRIRLLRDTNGDGVVDQNTVFAQGLRQPLGMAISPDNRFFYIANTDAVVRYPYQLGQSRLQGQAQTITRLPGGGYNQHWTRNLIFSPDGSKLFVSVGSQGNAAEEPLPRASIQVMNPDGSNRQTYASGLRNPVGLGFNPSTGKLFTTVNERDQLGDDLVPDYLTSVQPGGFYGWPYSYLGANPDPRLPRRAELERKAIVPDVLFQAHSAALGLTFYGGEQFPAEYRGDAFVAFRGSWNRSEGTGYKVVRVAFNAQGQPEGGYEDFLTGWLVNPSVPSVWGRPVGLTVSSDGALLVTDEPGGKIWRVTYVP, from the coding sequence ATGAGCCGTCTTCTTGTTCTAATCTCTTTGCTGCCACTAGTAACAGCTTGTCAGCTGGGCAATGCTGGCGTTGGCAGCCTGCCAACTGCTGAACCCTCCCAACCCACAACCAAAAACACAACGGCTGCCCCACCAATAGCCCAGGCAGGCTCTAGGACAGCACGTCGAACTCTGATTCAGGTCTCAGATCTGCCTAAGCCTTACGCTTCTAATTCGGTCAGTCGTAGCCCACGGGTGATACCACAGCCGAGTAATGCCAGACTTCAAGCACCGGCAGGCTTCAAGGTCAATCTATTTGCTCAGGGGTTGTCCCGTCCGCGTTGGCTGTTGAGCGGGCCGAATGGCGACATCTTTCTGGCAGAGTCTTATGACAACCGCATTCGCTTACTGCGCGACACCAACGGTGATGGTGTAGTTGACCAAAACACTGTGTTTGCACAGGGGCTTCGCCAACCGTTAGGTATGGCTATCTCCCCAGATAACCGGTTTTTCTATATCGCTAACACTGACGCAGTAGTGCGCTATCCCTATCAGTTAGGTCAGAGCCGTTTGCAGGGCCAAGCTCAGACCATCACCCGCCTGCCAGGAGGTGGCTACAACCAGCACTGGACCCGCAACCTAATCTTTAGCCCTGACGGCTCCAAGCTGTTTGTCAGTGTAGGCTCTCAAGGCAACGCGGCAGAGGAACCTTTGCCCCGCGCCTCGATTCAGGTCATGAACCCCGATGGCAGCAATCGCCAGACCTATGCTTCTGGGCTACGTAATCCAGTTGGGTTAGGCTTTAACCCCAGCACTGGCAAGCTTTTTACCACGGTGAACGAGCGGGACCAACTGGGGGATGACCTGGTGCCAGATTATCTAACTTCAGTGCAGCCGGGAGGCTTCTACGGCTGGCCCTACTCCTATTTGGGCGCTAACCCTGACCCGCGCCTGCCACGTCGGGCGGAGCTAGAACGTAAAGCGATTGTTCCCGATGTGCTCTTCCAAGCACACTCGGCGGCTTTAGGCCTAACGTTCTACGGGGGTGAGCAGTTTCCCGCTGAGTATCGAGGAGATGCGTTCGTAGCCTTTAGAGGTTCCTGGAACCGCTCTGAGGGAACAGGCTATAAAGTCGTGCGGGTTGCCTTCAATGCTCAGGGACAACCAGAGGGGGGCTACGAAGACTTCCTGACGGGTTGGCTGGTTAATCCTTCGGTCCCCTCAGTCTGGGGACGCCCTGTGGGTCTGACCGTCAGCTCTGACGGTGCCCTACTGGTCACTGACGAGCCAGGCGGCAAGATCTGGCGGGTCACTTATGTACCGTAA
- a CDS encoding HEAT repeat domain-containing protein, translated as MASVLLEHEIRKAVVGMYDKVSNEAAVSALYLALQQDESHIRKRAVEALGQIGGEAALPALLQALSDPSSGVRERAVSALEGIGGEHVIPALHSALMDEDFNVRKQVVESLGQIGGEATIPALHQALNDESSSVRKRAVELLGQIGGEAALAALRHALNDESFSVSKRAVEAIEKLIAVEPESTEGEARMDVAAPNPV; from the coding sequence ATTGCAAGCGTACTGTTAGAACACGAGATCAGGAAGGCGGTGGTTGGGATGTATGACAAAGTTAGCAATGAGGCAGCAGTTTCTGCGTTGTACCTTGCCCTACAACAAGACGAGTCTCACATTCGCAAAAGGGCGGTCGAAGCGTTAGGCCAAATTGGTGGCGAGGCAGCTTTACCGGCTCTGTTACAAGCCTTGTCGGACCCTAGCTCTGGCGTGCGTGAACGAGCTGTAAGCGCCTTAGAGGGGATTGGCGGCGAGCATGTAATTCCAGCCCTACACTCAGCTCTGATGGATGAAGACTTTAATGTTCGCAAACAGGTTGTTGAATCCTTAGGACAAATCGGTGGCGAGGCAACGATTCCTGCCCTACATCAAGCTCTGAATGACGAAAGCTCTAGTGTCCGTAAGCGTGCTGTTGAGCTTTTAGGACAAATTGGCGGTGAAGCGGCATTAGCGGCTCTGCGTCACGCCTTGAATGACGAGTCCTTCAGTGTGAGCAAACGGGCCGTTGAAGCTATTGAGAAATTGATTGCCGTTGAGCCTGAGAGCACCGAAGGGGAAGCCCGGATGGATGTGGCTGCCCCTAATCCTGTTTAA
- a CDS encoding HEAT repeat domain-containing protein, whose amino-acid sequence MIDWDESTEIAALERIGGKKATSALRQALSNEDSHVRRRAVESLGEIAGEVAIPTLRRILSDKSSGVRKKAVEALEGIGTEAVIPALQQALQDDEPAVRERTVEALGQIRTEATIPVLKQAITDSEFTVRKRVVETLELVGGPAAIAVLSQVLNDESPNIRERAVEALEQIRTEASIPVLSLALKDADSSVRRRAVEVLESIGGESGVLALSQALLDESTSVRRRAVEALQHIGTESVIPILSAALADQSPLVRRRVVEALEEIGSAAIVPALRKAFQQGS is encoded by the coding sequence ATGATTGATTGGGACGAGTCAACAGAAATTGCTGCCCTAGAGCGAATTGGTGGCAAAAAGGCTACTTCTGCCCTGCGGCAAGCTCTGAGCAATGAGGACAGCCATGTACGCAGGCGTGCAGTCGAATCGTTGGGAGAAATTGCTGGTGAGGTAGCAATTCCTACCCTACGTCGAATACTGTCAGACAAATCGAGTGGGGTCCGTAAAAAGGCGGTCGAAGCTCTAGAGGGCATTGGTACTGAAGCAGTCATTCCGGCCTTACAGCAGGCGCTTCAAGATGATGAACCTGCGGTTCGGGAGCGAACTGTTGAGGCGCTGGGACAAATTAGAACCGAGGCAACTATTCCTGTCTTGAAACAGGCAATTACTGACTCTGAATTCACTGTGCGTAAACGGGTAGTTGAAACCTTAGAGCTAGTTGGCGGACCCGCGGCGATTGCTGTTTTGAGCCAAGTATTAAACGATGAGTCGCCCAACATTCGTGAGAGGGCCGTTGAAGCTCTAGAGCAGATCAGAACTGAAGCATCGATTCCGGTTCTGAGTTTAGCTCTCAAGGATGCAGATTCTAGTGTGCGCAGACGAGCGGTTGAGGTCCTCGAATCAATTGGCGGCGAGTCCGGAGTTTTAGCGCTGAGCCAAGCCCTTCTGGATGAGTCAACGAGTGTTCGTCGTCGTGCTGTCGAAGCCCTGCAGCATATTGGCACTGAGTCTGTGATTCCCATACTTAGTGCAGCCCTAGCCGATCAATCGCCCCTAGTTCGTCGTCGCGTAGTTGAAGCGCTCGAAGAAATTGGTAGCGCTGCCATTGTTCCTGCGTTACGCAAAGCGTTTCAGCAAGGCAGTTAA